From the genome of Deltaproteobacteria bacterium:
GACGCGATGGCGTACAGCAAGGGGGCGGACGGTATCGCAGGAAACGGGGACGACATCGAGATCGGCCGCGTACCGGCGGTCTGGAAAGTCGTGGAGCTCATGAATGCCCCGGACGATGACGACATCGATTTCGTCGGTGCGATCGACCGGAACGGGCTCTTCACACCCGCGGGGGACGGGCCGAACCCGAAGCGGAGACTGCAAAACAACAACGTGGGCGACGTATGGGTGACGGCCGCCTACGCGCCGGCCGGGAAGGGGAGCGAGCTCTTCGCCCGGGGCTACCTCCTCGCCACCATCCCTCTGTACGTCCAGAGGCCGGTGCAGTAAGGGGGACGGGTACGCCGATGGGAGCGATCGAAACCGTACCCGCGTTCCGCATTCTCCCGCACATGGAGTTCTCCGCGGGAGGGGAGGCGTATCTCTACGCAGCGGAAACCGGCGGACTGTTCCGGATGGACGGGGCGGTGCGCGATGCGCTGTCCGCTCTCGCCTCCTCCGGGACCCCGGTCGTCTCGCCGGATGTCCTCTCCGACCTCCGGCAGGCGGGCCTCCTGTGGATCGGGGAGGGGAAGGAGCCTGCCGCCGGACCTGCCCATCCCGCGCTCCGCCTGCGGACGCTCGTCCTCATGCTCACCTTCTCGTGCAACCTCGCGTGCCGCTACTGCTATGAAGAGCGCGAGGAAGGTTGCGCACCTCGGGTCGATGCCGGCGGGGCGCAACAGGGGATGTCCATCGACACGCTTCGACGGAGCGTCGGATACCTCCTGGACCATTCCGCGGAGAGTCGAAAAGTATCCATCGTTTTTTTCGGGGGCGAGCCGCTCTTGCGCTTCCCTCTCCTCCGGGCCGCCGTCGGGGAGGCCAGGACGATGGCCAGGGAACGCGGGAAGGAGATCTCCTTCTCCCTGACGACCAACGGCACGCTGCTCACCCGGGAGATCGCCGGGTTCCTTCAGGAAAACCGCGTATCCGTGTGCATCAGCATCGACGGGACGCAGGAGATCCACGATTTCAACCGGGCCTACGCTTCCGGGAGAGGATCCTACGAAGACGTGACGCGCGGGCTTTCCTGCATGATGGAGAACAGGAGCGGCTTTCCCCTGGCGGCCCGCGTCACCCTCGGGCACGGCGCCGTCGAAGTGGAAAAAACGTTCGAACACCTCCGTGGCCTCGGGTTCGACGAGGTGGGATTCGCCCCGGCGAGCGCCGCGGAAGGGAGCGCAATCGCGCTTACCGAGGGGGAGGTCGAACTCGTGGTGCGAGGTTTCCGCGAACTTGCCGCCCGGTATGTGGCCGATGTCCGCGAGCGGCGGATGCCGGCTTTCTCCAACATGACGCAGATCCTCGGCCTGATCCACCGGGGGGATCCGATGCCCTACCCGTGCGGGGCGGGGATCGGGATGCTGGCCGCCGACCCCTCGGGGGTTTTCTACCCGTGCCACCGGCTCTGCGGGGTCGGGGACTCCATGGGCGACCCGTCCCGCGGGATCGCGGAGGAAGCCCGCGCCCGGTTCCTCGACGGGGCGAGGCGGCGCCGCGAATCCGCGTGCGACGCCTGCTGGGCGAAGAACTTCTGCTCCGGCGGCTGCTACCACGACGCCTGGCTCCGGCAGGGGGACCTCTTCGCCCCATCGTTGCACTACTGCCGCTGGATCAAGGAGCTGTTCCTTCTCGGTCTTCAAACCTATGTCCGCATACAAAACGAAACGCCGACTTTTCTGGAAGCGATGCTCGGCGAAAGGGGGATTGCATGAAGCACCTGAAGCCCGTCAACCGGAAGGCCAGGAAGATCGCGAAAAAAAAGGAGCCCGCGGCGCTCGTGGAGGCACAGGGGTCCGTCCCGTTCATGCACACCTGCACTTCCGTGTTCAATCCCGGCTACGAGATCGACTTCGCGAACGGCATGACCCAACTGTGCACGCCGATCGAGACGGACCTCTTCGGCACCACCGACATGTTCTGCTGGTGGCCGGGGCAGGCGCCGGACACGATCAACAACCCGGACTGGAACGCCGACTGCACCCGGGCGATGAAGGACTGGATGAAGCTCAAGGTGGTCAAGCCGGAATGGTAGAGCGGCCCGGCGGCACGCACGGGAAACCGGAAGAATTCCACGGAGGGAATATCGCGATGAAGACGACGGTCTTTACGGCGCTGGCATTGCTGGGAGCCGCCCTGATGCTGGGCGCGGGCCACGGCCCGGCCTTCGGGAAGGACATCATTCTGCAGGGGATGATCCACAACACCCTCAACATCCTCGACGGCGACAAGGACGAGGTCATCGGGACCGTCACGACGAAGGGGAAGAAGATCACCGCCATCGTCTGGGACCCGAAAGACCTCGACAAGGTCTTCTGCGTCACCGACTGGACGCAACAGATCGAGCAGATCGACCTGGCGGCACGGAAAGTGACCCGCGCGATCCGCCTGGGGGGCGGCAACGTCAAGGTCCGGATCTTCGACATCGAGATCAACCCGGCGAACACGAACCTCCTCTACGCCCTCTGCATGCGGCAGAGATGGCTCCTCGACGAGGTGGTCGACATGGCGCCGGCGGTCCTCGTGTACGATCTCGCGGCCGGGAAGGTAGTGAAGGAGATCGAGATCCCGCGCGGGTGCACCAACATCATCTTCGGGAACGACGGAAGCGAGTTTTACCTGACGGGGCGGGACGTCTACGTCTACGACCCCGGGACGGGGAAGCAGGTGAACATGCTGGGTCTCGCGCACCCGACGGTCCCCGGGGTGGATCCCCAGATCGTCCTCAATATATGGAAGCCCTACGAACAGTCGGGGATGGTGATGATCCTGGCGGGGGGGCAGTCCTCGGCGAACAACGTCCCCTACCTCGGATATTTCACGATCGACGTGAGGAAGAAGAGCACGGAAGGGTCGATGAACCTCGTGACGGACATCGCTCCCCTCTACAACATGTTCTCCGGCGTCGTGTCGCCCGACCGGAAGTACTACTACATCGTGATGAACAAGCTGGAAAAGAGGGACATGGCGACGAACCGGCTCCTGGCCACCGCGGAAGTGGACAAGACCTACTACTCCGCCAACATCAGCTCGGACGGGAAGAAGGTGTACCTGGGCGGCGGCGGCGACTCGATCCTGGTCTTCGACACGGAGAAGATGAAGCTGCTGAAGAAACTCGACACGCCGGGGGACGCGGTCCTGACGCACCTGCGCGTCCAGAAGCGGTAGAGGGCGCAAGGGGTTGCTGCTGACCCGGCAGGAGAGGGCTGCGTCGGTGCGGGACGCGGCGGGGTGCGGCGTGGAGCTGGGGCTCTCCTTCCCCTTCCTCGACAAACCGCCGGCCGCGGGTCTTCGGGTGGAGATGCCCTTCGCGGAAGCGCTTCGACGGCACCTCCCGGGGGCCGCGCCCGCCCGGGTTTACGTGGGGAACGAAACGTGCGAGCGCCTCCTTCCGTCGCCCCGTTCCCTCGAGCCCTGGATCGCGGCGGGTCGCGCCGCGGGGTGGCCGGTGACGCTGGTTCTTCCTCCGCTCACGGGAGGAGGGCAGGAGCGTGCGCTGGAGTGCGCACGCGTTCTCGCGGAGGAAGCGGGAGCGGAGATGGTCGCAAACGATTGGGGGACCGTCCATCGGCTGAGAAAGCGGTTCCCCGATCTTTCGATCTCCCTGGGCCGCCTGACGCACAAGATGCTGCGCGACCCCCGGCTCGCGGAAGTTTTCGATTCCCCGCAGGCGCCGATGGCGGCCCGGGCGGCCCTCTGCCGGTCGGGGGAACTCGCCCCGGGTTTCCGGGCCCTGATGGAGCGGTACGGTATCGGACGCAGGGAACTCGACCCGTTCCTCCAGCCTCTCGAGGCGGACGAGTGGGAGAACCGGTCCGAGAAACTATCGGTTCACTTTCCGTACCTCTTCGTCACCATGGGTCGCGCCTGTCTGCTGGGGGCGATGCATCGGGAACCCGCCGAAAAATTCGTCCCCGGCGCTCCTTGCCTGTCGGAGTGCCGGAAGTATGCCGTCGAGTTCCGCCTTCCCGTTCCGGGGGGAAACGGGGCGGGGAAAAATCTCCTGAACCTCGGGAACGCGTATTACCACGCCGTGCCGTCCTCCGTCATCGAGAGAATCCTGGGACGTTTACCGTCCCATCGGCAGGTGGACCGGCTCGTCGTCACCGTCCCGGCCGACGGCGATGGATGGCGGAAATGAAGCTCACCGTACCGATCAGCCACCCCGAAGAGGTGGAGATGCTCGCCGAGAGCGGGGCGGGCGAGTTCTTCTGTGGTTTCGTCCCCCGCGAGTGGCTCGAGCGGTACGGCGGTGCCTTCTGGCTCAATCGAAGAGGGCCGGTGACGGGGAACCTTCTTCAACGGGACGACGTTTCTCTCCTGACGGAGCGTTCCCATGCCTTCGGCATCCCCGTCCACGTGACGTTCAACGCCCCCTACTACACGCCGGAGCAGCAGGATTTCCTCCTTCCCGTGATCGGCCGGCTCGTCGGCGAGTCCGGCATCGACGGCGTCATCGTCTCCGACGTGGGATTCGTCGTCGAGTTACGGCGTTCCTTTCCGGAACTTTCCGTCCACGCCAGCTCGGTGATGGCGACGCTCAACCCCGGCATGGTCGATTTCCTCGAGGAGCTGGGGGTCCGGCGGGTGATCTTCCCCCGCAGCCTCGGTGTGGCGGACATCGCGGCCCTTTGCGATACGGCGGCGGGCCGGCTGGAGACGGAGGCGTTCGTCCTGAACGAAGGGTGCGTGTTCGAGGAAGGGTACTGCATGACCACCCACCGGAGCGTCGGCGCCCTTTGCGTACAGCTCCCGGGTGTCCCGCACCGTGTCCTTCCCCTGGGGAGAGAGCACGCGGAATCCCTGGCCGGGGAGGAAGGGGAACGGGCACGGGAGCTGATGGGCGCGTTCAAGGATTGGGTCTGGTTCCAGAACGGCTGCGGCAACTCCATGAACCCCGACGGGATTCCGAACGGCCCCTGCGGGCTCTGCGCGCTCTTCGACCTCGCCCGCACGGGGTTGACCTCCCTCAAGATCTCCGGACGCGGCGCCTCCAGCTACCGGAAGCTCGTGAGCCTCCAGATGGTGCGCGCGGTCCTCGACCTGGTGGAGCAGGGGGCCCCCCGGGAAGAGGCGGCGCGCAAGGCCGTGGCGCTCCGGAACACGCCGAAATTCTGCGAGGCGCGCTACATGTGCTATTACCGGGAAGAGGCGTCGTGACAAGGCGAATGGCCTCTTTGTGGAGATTCGTGCGGCCCCGGCGGGGGATCCTCGCCGCAACCTTCGTCCTTTCCCTTCTCGCGACGGCGGCTTCCCTGTACGCCCCTTTCCTGTCGAAGAGGCTGGTGGACGACGTCATCCTCCGCGGGAACTGGGCGGCGCTGCCTCCCCTGCTCCTCACCATGGTTCTTTTCTCCGCCGCGGGGATGGTCCTCGGCGGCGTCAGCAGCTATCTCTACACGCGGGGGTCGGCGAAGATCCTCGTCGCCATGCGGGTCGCCCTGTTCGATCATCTGGAGCGCGCCGAGATGCGCTTCTTCGGGCGGACGCGGGTGGGGGAGATCGTCGCGCGGCTCAACAACGACATGGTCGAGGTCCAGGGGATTCTCGTGGACGTCCCGATGGCGTTCGTCACCAGCTCCGTCCGGCTCGTCGCCGCCTCCGTCATCCTCGTCACCATGTCCTGGTCTCTCTTCCTCGTGAGCAACGTCCTCGTTCCGTTGGGCGTGCTCGGCCTCTGGCTGACCCGCAACGTCATCACGGGAATGAGCCGCGAGCTCCGGGAGAAGAACGCCGCGGTGGGGTCCCGCATCATCGACACCTTCACGGGAATACGCCTGGTGCGGTCCAGCGCCACGGAATGCCAGGAGCTGCGAAGGTTCGAGGAGGAGAACCTGTCGCTGGTGCGCTCCGTCCTCCGGTTCCAGATGATCTTCTCGCTGTCCCGCGGGATCCCCTCGTTCGTGCTGGGGTGCTCGGCCATGCTCGCCTTCCTCTATGGCGGCTCGATGGTCCGGGACGGCGCGATCTCCGTGGGGACCCTCGTGGCGTTCACCGCCTTCCAGATGCAGGTGATCGCGCCGATTCAGAACCTCCTGGGCCAGTACGCGGCGTTGCGGAAAGGGAGGGCATCGCTTACGCGCGTGTTCGAGTTTTTCGACGTCCCCGCGGAGGAGGACCCTGAAGATGCGGAAGAGTTCGTCTCCCTGAAGGAGGGGATCGTCTTCGACGGCGTGGTCTTCGCCTACGGCGGCGAGGCCCGTGTCCTCGATGGCCTGTCGCTGATCCTCCCCGCCGGCAAGACGGTGGCGCTCGTCGGGGAGAGCGGAGCCGGGAAATCGACCCTCGTGGATCTGCTCCTACGCTACTACGAGCCGCAAGGGGGGGAGATCCGGCTCGACGGGGTCCCCCTGGGGCGGCTTCGCCGCGCGACGCTGCGGCGGCGGATCGCCCTGGTCACCACCGATCCGTACCTCTTTCATGGCACCCTCGAGGAGAACATCCGGTACGGGACGCCCGAAGCCGACCCCGCGCGGGTTGCCGATGCCCTCGCCGACGCCGACCTGACGGAGTTCGTCCGCTCCCTGCCGCGCGGGTTTTCGACCGTCGTCGGAGAGCGGGGGGTGGCCCTTTCCGCGGGGCAGCGGCAGCGGGTGGCCCTTGCCCGGGCGTTCCTCCGCTCCCCGGAGATTTTGATCCTCGACGAGGCGACCTCCTCTCTCGACCTCCTCTCGGAAGATCGTGTCCGGCGCGCGATCGCGGAGAGGATGGAGGGGAAGACGACCCTGATCGTGACCCATCGGATCCACGCCGTCCGGGATGCGGATTTGATCGTGGTTCTTTCGGACGGGCGGATCAGTCACCTGGGGACCCATGAGGAACTGATGCAACAACGGGGTGCGTATAAATCCTTCCTTCGCGTCTGCGCCGATGGCGCGCGGGATTCGGGGGGGAACGGCCGTGCATAGGCGGCGCGCGATCCCCTGGGGCGCCCGCCCTCCCGGTGTGCCCGCAGGGAAAGGGGTCCGCGTCGTCGTCGTCGACTCGGGCGTCAACCCGCTGCACTCCCATGTCGGAGGGAGGATCGACGGGGCCAGGATCTATCGCGGCGAGGACGGCGCGGTCCATCGGGGGCCGGACTATCAGGACACGTCCGGTCACGGAACCGCCATCGCCGCGGTGATCCGTCACGTCGCGCCGGAGGCCGATCTCTTCGCCCTCAAGATCTTCAATGGTGCCCTTACCACGACGCCGGACGTTCTGGAGGGGGCGTTGTCGTACGCTCTCCAGGCGGGGGCACGTGTGGTGAATCTCAGTCTGGGGATGGAGGCGGCGCCGAACGCCCCTTCCCTGCGCGCCCTTTGCCGCGACGCGGCCCGGGCGGGGATCATCCTGGTGGCGTCCGCCCGGAACGGCGCGAACGGTGCAAGCGTACCGGCCTCGTACGACGAGGTCATCGGCGTGAAGGGGGACGGTCGGCTGGGGGAAGACACGCTGATGTACCGCCCGGGCGGACCGTGCGAGTGCCTTGCCTCCCCGTGGCCCCGCTCCCTGCCGGGTCTCCCCCGGGAGAGGAATTTCCGCGGGAACAGTTTTGCCGCCGCGAGGGTCTCGGGCGCGATCGCATGCCTGCTCGAAGAGTCCCCCGACGCCGACCTGGATGCCCTGAGGGAAATGTTGAGGGAACAGTACGGGTGAAAAACGGGGAAGACCCAATCGAAAATGAGACAGTGTTACATACCTTCGTCTCATTTCAGGGAATCCATCCAGGGGGGAGGGGTGAACGGGAGTAAGTTCTATCGTTTTATATATATTATTCGCATTATTATACATAGCATTACTGGCATACATTGTGTTTAGTGGTACTCTTCGTACGACCTTGGAACGAAGTTTGCTGACATTGTTCGTCGTCCCTTGTGCCCGAAAACCAGCTTCCGGATTTTGTGCGGCGGGCCGTTATTTTCATGCATCGGGAAGCAATCCTGACAGTGGGGGGAGGAAATGATGAAAAGGGTTCTGGTTGTGATCACGATCATCGCGGCAGCAGCGGTCACGGCATGGGGTGCCTCGCCCCAGGAAGTGGCCCGGCTTGGGAAAGATCTGAACTACGCAGGAGCCGAGAAAGCGGGGAACAAGGAGGGGACGATCCCCGCGTGGGACGGCAAGGATGTTCCGTTGGCGGGATGGTCGCACGGGAAGAACCGGGGGGATTACTGGAAGTACAAGGATGAGAAGCCGCTGTTTTCCATCGACGCCTCCAACGTCGACAAGTACAAGGACAAGTTGAGCCCGGGGCAGATGCAGTGGGTCAAGCAGACCAAGGGGTACCGGATGGACGTGTACCCGTCCCACCGCAACGCGGGCTACCCGGACTGGATCGAGGCGAACATCCGGAAGAACGCGGCGGGAGCCGCGAAGCTCAGCAAGGACGGAACCAATGTGCTGGACGCGGTTCTTCCCGGCATTTTGTTCCCGCTTCCGAAAGACGGATCGGAAATCATCTGGAATTTCGTGATGCGGTACAAAGGCATCGGAACCGAGTGGCCGAGAACCACCACGGCGATCTCACCGAGGCCCGGCAGCACGGAGTGGCTGGCCCCCGCCGGCCCACAGACGGTTTTCCATCCCTGGGGGAAGAAGGGATCGACGTCCCCCAAGCAGGCGGGAAATCTCATCTACTGCATCGACTT
Proteins encoded in this window:
- a CDS encoding ABC transporter ATP-binding protein/permease; its protein translation is MRPRRGILAATFVLSLLATAASLYAPFLSKRLVDDVILRGNWAALPPLLLTMVLFSAAGMVLGGVSSYLYTRGSAKILVAMRVALFDHLERAEMRFFGRTRVGEIVARLNNDMVEVQGILVDVPMAFVTSSVRLVAASVILVTMSWSLFLVSNVLVPLGVLGLWLTRNVITGMSRELREKNAAVGSRIIDTFTGIRLVRSSATECQELRRFEEENLSLVRSVLRFQMIFSLSRGIPSFVLGCSAMLAFLYGGSMVRDGAISVGTLVAFTAFQMQVIAPIQNLLGQYAALRKGRASLTRVFEFFDVPAEEDPEDAEEFVSLKEGIVFDGVVFAYGGEARVLDGLSLILPAGKTVALVGESGAGKSTLVDLLLRYYEPQGGEIRLDGVPLGRLRRATLRRRIALVTTDPYLFHGTLEENIRYGTPEADPARVADALADADLTEFVRSLPRGFSTVVGERGVALSAGQRQRVALARAFLRSPEILILDEATSSLDLLSEDRVRRAIAERMEGKTTLIVTHRIHAVRDADLIVVLSDGRISHLGTHEELMQQRGAYKSFLRVCADGARDSGGNGRA
- a CDS encoding U32 family peptidase; this encodes MKLTVPISHPEEVEMLAESGAGEFFCGFVPREWLERYGGAFWLNRRGPVTGNLLQRDDVSLLTERSHAFGIPVHVTFNAPYYTPEQQDFLLPVIGRLVGESGIDGVIVSDVGFVVELRRSFPELSVHASSVMATLNPGMVDFLEELGVRRVIFPRSLGVADIAALCDTAAGRLETEAFVLNEGCVFEEGYCMTTHRSVGALCVQLPGVPHRVLPLGREHAESLAGEEGERARELMGAFKDWVWFQNGCGNSMNPDGIPNGPCGLCALFDLARTGLTSLKISGRGASSYRKLVSLQMVRAVLDLVEQGAPREEAARKAVALRNTPKFCEARYMCYYREEAS
- a CDS encoding S8 family serine peptidase, which gives rise to MHRRRAIPWGARPPGVPAGKGVRVVVVDSGVNPLHSHVGGRIDGARIYRGEDGAVHRGPDYQDTSGHGTAIAAVIRHVAPEADLFALKIFNGALTTTPDVLEGALSYALQAGARVVNLSLGMEAAPNAPSLRALCRDAARAGIILVASARNGANGASVPASYDEVIGVKGDGRLGEDTLMYRPGGPCECLASPWPRSLPGLPRERNFRGNSFAAARVSGAIACLLEESPDADLDALREMLREQYG
- the qhpC gene encoding quinohemoprotein amine dehydrogenase subunit gamma, whose translation is MKHLKPVNRKARKIAKKKEPAALVEAQGSVPFMHTCTSVFNPGYEIDFANGMTQLCTPIETDLFGTTDMFCWWPGQAPDTINNPDWNADCTRAMKDWMKLKVVKPEW
- a CDS encoding SPASM domain-containing protein; amino-acid sequence: MGAIETVPAFRILPHMEFSAGGEAYLYAAETGGLFRMDGAVRDALSALASSGTPVVSPDVLSDLRQAGLLWIGEGKEPAAGPAHPALRLRTLVLMLTFSCNLACRYCYEEREEGCAPRVDAGGAQQGMSIDTLRRSVGYLLDHSAESRKVSIVFFGGEPLLRFPLLRAAVGEARTMARERGKEISFSLTTNGTLLTREIAGFLQENRVSVCISIDGTQEIHDFNRAYASGRGSYEDVTRGLSCMMENRSGFPLAARVTLGHGAVEVEKTFEHLRGLGFDEVGFAPASAAEGSAIALTEGEVELVVRGFRELAARYVADVRERRMPAFSNMTQILGLIHRGDPMPYPCGAGIGMLAADPSGVFYPCHRLCGVGDSMGDPSRGIAEEARARFLDGARRRRESACDACWAKNFCSGGCYHDAWLRQGDLFAPSLHYCRWIKELFLLGLQTYVRIQNETPTFLEAMLGERGIA